In Anabas testudineus chromosome 12, fAnaTes1.2, whole genome shotgun sequence, one genomic interval encodes:
- the tmem141 gene encoding transmembrane protein 141, with protein sequence MVNLGLSRVDDALAAKHTGLQRYAACQSQAFMKGVLSFALGAASLFGIQKALKRKLPYPLKWNLLISVVGASVGSYAVTRWETQKCSDLWILLETGKAPDRSPQQVLKPVESEGSGKTKYGDVME encoded by the exons ATGGTGAATCTTGGTCTCTCCAGAGTGGATGACGCCTTGGCAGCAAAACACact GGTCTACAGAGATATGCTGCCTGTCAGTCTCAAGCCTTCATGAAAGGGGTGCTGAGCTTTGCACTTG GTGCTGCAAGTTTATTTGGCATTCAGAAGGCTTTAAAGAGGAAGCTTCCTTATCCTCTTAAGTGGAACCTGCTCATTTCAGTAG TGGGGGCATCAGTGGGAAGTTATGCAGTAACTCGCTGGGAAACACAGAAATGCTCAGACCTCTGGATTCTACTAGAAACAGGCAAAGCCCCAGACAGATCTCCTCAACAAG tgctGAAACCAGTGGAGTCAGAAGGATCAGGGAAAACAAAATATGGCGATGTGATGGAATAA